ttttgttgttgttggttttttttttttttttttttttttccgtttccCTTAAGCCTGGCTGACCTTCCTGAGAGTTAGGTTTGGCCACAGGACTTTTGGAAGGCCCACTTTTGGTGTCTCTGTGAGATGGATCCGCATCACCACCATGAACCTCCCTGCCTATAGCCCTTGGAGGTCCAGATGAAACTCAAACTCCTGCCACGACATCAAGGTATCCTTTCTCATTGGCCCTGCCTTCGTGTGTCTGCTTCCCAGCTTTGACAAATAGCCCTTTAAGGTCCCCCATTGATGACTCTCACATGTCCTCACACCTCTGAGGGAATAATAAGCTTTTCTGGCCCCCAGAacttttgcccccccccccgcacgctCCCCCGCTTCCTTAAGTAGCTGTAGCTCAGCCAGGTCAGGAGGCACTCTGTCACCCTCTGATTAGGTATAAATTCTGTTCCCATGAGCCTGCACTCCCAAAGTCAGACATGCTAGACTTTCACAACGTGCCCTGTGCCTTCCCCATGGGtggatgttttgttttacttctgaaTTCTCAGTGCATAGCATAGTGCCTCTCTGGTACTCAAGGAGAAGATCAGATGACTGAGTGAGAAGCCAATAGGCTGTATtccctccacttccccttctctcaGCCAGCTGGGGTGAGCACAGGTCACATGAGTTGCCTTGTTGGACTTGGCAGGAGGTTGGCCTTAGCACTGGGTCTCAGTCACCCCCTGCCCTTGGGTTGCCTACTGAACAGTCAACAGAGGGCACCCCAGTTCAACCTCATGGTCTTTAGCACTTCAGGGTGGAGTTTTGCCTTGCCCCATCCCTGTCCATCTTAAGCACCCCAGCCAGTGCCCCAGCAGCATGGCCATATCCCTTATGTACTAAACACCCCTGGCAAGCTCCCTGCAGCCGTGGGGCCCACTTATCCATCTTTAAATGGTGATGATGAAAGCTGGCCTCACCACACTGTGGCCAGCACCCAGTCAGGGCATCCCTCAGCCCTTGGTGAAGAGTGGGTGCTGATAACCCACAGAAAATGGTGGGTAGTCACAGCTGTGAGGCACGTCTGACTCTTCTACAAAGGACTGAGGAGGTGACAGCCTGGATCCTGACAACCCACAGGGGTTGTGTCGCACACACAGCCACTCTCAACCCTGACTCTTGAGACTAAATGGAGAGGGAGCTGGTGGCACTCCAAGCCCAGGCCTGTGTGGTCCCTTAGGCCCTGACGGCTAACCCTTCCCCAACAGGCTAaacctctcctctccatcccaggctgtgaaggagagataaggtCGGCCAGGGGCGATTCCCCCAGGGAAAGAGCCCAGTGAACAGCAAGGAACAATTAGAAAGTTACCATCACGATCAGAGAGACCAGGTTATCTAAGAGTCGCCTCACACCCACGCCCTTCAGGGGAGCTAAGATGTGAAGGATAAAAACGCCCTCTTCTTCCTGAGAGATAAACTTGGACCCTGAGGAGACCTGTGATTTTACCACGATGACAGAGCTGGCTACTGCCCCTACCTACCCTCCCCAGCGCACATCAGAGCTCCCTTCCTCCAGAAAATGAGTCCTGACCAACCCCACCTACTCCTGTGTTAGGACACTTCGTTTGCCTCTTGCAGGCCGCACCCTGAAATGGCTGCCATAGGTCTAAGGGGCAGACCACATACAGAGCTGCACCTTCTCCCGTCTTGGTCAGTGTCATATTACCGACAAGCCGGGGGGCTGCGGTGAGTCATggaacagagaaagggagaccaAACCAGATCCCCCTCACACATGCCTCTGGACAGGTGTACAGTCAACTGCACCTTGGTCTGGTACACCGTCTCGGCCTCAGCCTTGCTCTTCAGGGCGATGTCCTCGTACTGAGCCTTGACCTCGGCGATGATGCTGTCCAGGTCCAGGTTGCGGTTGTTGTCCATGGAGAGGACCACAGACGTGTCACTTATGTGGGACTGCATCTGAGAcagctcctgggggggggggggtggcaagtACGTGTGAACCAGGGAAAGGTGACTAAACAATGACCTTATCCCAGCAGGATGACCCCGGGCCACCCCAAACCGGCACAAGTAGTGTTCCCTGGAGAGCAGGTTCTCTGTAAAACAGAGCCCAAGGATCCAATACCATGGTGTCAGACTGCCCAGTACATGTGAAGCCAATCGAGAAGAAAACCCAGATATTCGTTCCAAGATGGGACAGGAGCAAGCAAAGCGAAGGAAAATAGCCTGCCTGGCTGTCTATCACCCAGTCTTTGAACTACAAAGCCCTCTGCACCCAAAGGCTGGAGGGCTGCAGGGCTCTTAAACTGACTGATAAGTAGCTAGCTTGTCATCACAAGGCCTTCCTGAATGCAAAGCTAGAGGCGAGCGTCAGCCTTACCCCCTCGTACAGACACTTGAGGAATTTGATCTCTCCATCCAGGGCGTCCACCTTGGCCTGCAGCTCCACCTTGCTCATGTACGCTGCATCCACGTCCTAAGGGGAATCCAGACACCTgccactgatctctctctctctctctctctctctctctctctctctctctctctctctctctctctctctctctctctcctctctctctctctctctctctctctctctctggagcccCATCCTGAGGCTAACTGTCCCAGGAAGAGACCCAAGACCCCAAGGGTTTGACTTCAGCCCAGACTCACTGTGAAGACTTGATCCCCCTTCCCCCAAGGCAGGGTACAGAGCCTgttcctccccaccttccctgAGGCAGCCACAGTGATTGGTCAGAGATGAGAAGAGCTAGAAGGGGGCTTGATCCTTCCCAGAGTCTTTTGCGGTTCTGGGCATAAGCTGGGACTGATTATCCACGACGGCTGGACTCCTGTGTGGCATGATCTGTGCTAGGCACTCTCCAGTGTCCACGATGGGCACACCCGGCCCCAGGCCCTTTCTAGGGTGCACGGGcctcattctctcctctgctcttacCCCGGCTCCCACCACGGGGGACTGAGGCCAGGCGCCCTCCTTACCTTCTTAAGCACCACAAATTCATTCTCAGCAGTTGTGCgcttgtttatttcttcttcatacCTGCAGGGGACGATGCATCAGTgagtggggcggggggcggaggcgggtcagtgtctgtgtgtgtgtgttctccctgGGGAGTACAGGATGTCTGAATTGTGGGTCTTTAAGCAGGTATTTTCTGCTGTCCGGACACGGTGCAATTGTTTGGCTGATTGGTCAATGGAGGGACCTGGGCCTGGTGGCTGGAGGGTTTGGGTCTCGGGTTCTTCTGATGCCTGAAGGATGAGTCaagttttcctcctctttttttcttggcaTCCAAGTAACAGGAAAGGGGACCTTGCCAGCAGAAACAGTGCTGCCTGCCTGACACGCTTACCAACGATGCCGTTCGGAGTCCAGGAAGCTAGAACTACCCCTGCCCAGGTCAAGAAAGAATGTGGCTCGGATGGGTTGCCAGGACCCAATGAAAATGAGAGGAGAAGCCCCCTGGGACCTCCACCTCCTGCTCTGTGGGGTTTCCTTGGAACTTAGGGCACTACACCATGGGTGAGCTTAGGAACCAGAGTCCTGTGTTGAGCACACACAGCGGCTCCCTAGTAGGGTTTTAGCACATGAAGAACAAGTCGTCTGTCAAGGCATCCCTGGCACTGCCCAGCAGGCTGAATACCCATGGTCCAGCCTGCTTAATTATGCCCATGAAGGCTCTCATCCTGCCAGGCCATCCCAAATGGCTTGTTCTACCCAAGTTCTGTCCCCCTGAGGCCACAGGCAAAAGTCCCAGGACCTGCGTAGAAAGCCCCGGGAATCAGCTAGCCCACATAGCGTCCCTGCTCACCTCTTCTTGTAGTCCTCCACCACATCCCGCATGCCCCTCAGTTCGGAATCCAGCCTCACTCTGTCCCCAGACAGCGCGTCCAACTGTTTCTGCAGGCTGCTGACGTGAGCCTCATAAAGAGGCTCCAGGTTCTTCCTGCAGTTGTTCAGgtccagctgctgcagcagctcccACTTGGTCTCCAGCACCTGGTTCTGCTGCTCCAGGAAGCGGACCTGGAACCCAAATGCATAGCCACCTGGAACTCAAccccacagccacctggaacccgAGCTCACAATTACCTGGAACCCAaacccacagccacctggaacccgagcccacagccacctggaaccccaacacacaaccacctggaacccaaacccacagccacctggaacccgagcccacagccacctggaacccaaacacacagccacctggaaccccaaacccacagccacctggaacccgagcccacagccacctggaacccaaacacacagccacctggaacctGAGCCACAGCCACTTGGAACCCAGACCCACAGCCACCTGAGCTCACTCCACAATCAATaggggagagaggatgagagacgTTCTTTCCAGAGGAAAAGGACAGGCTTGATCTGCTATGTGACCTTCAAAGCTAAGCTCTGGGAAAACAAAGTGCCACCTAAGTACCTCCCCCCAGGAACCCATGGTCTAGCTCTGGAGAAGGCAGCCCTAGTTGTCAGGAGGGGCTCAATATGCGTTTCCCTCCAACCTATCACAGTGTTGGCTGTTTGTCTCCCAACCCAGTCTAAAACTGCTACGTCTATATTGACAGGCTGTGGGAATGCCACTCTGTAGCAAGGTCTTAGGTGTGAACTTGCCTGCTGGCTTCCTACTAGTCAGGGCCTGGTGGTCTAGTCTGTGTTTtggccagctccctccctccacatccGTGGCCTCTCCCAGCCTACCTGGAAGCCACGCGCTCAACAGGGCTGGGACCTTGAGCTCTCTAGGTTTTCATGGTCAGGAAGTTTTCGTTGCTCAAGACCCGCCTACCTACTTCTTGCTGCTCAGACTTCCCTATGCGTCAACATTCCTAGAGGGCTCATTGAAATGCAGACTGTATGGGTCCCTGGCATTCTATACCTTCTGAGACCACAGGGCctcccctctgcctgcctggctgtGCCCTGCTGCTTCTCTACCAAGAGGCCACCTACTCTGGCTCCGAACGAAGCTCTTTGCATGCCTTTGGACCTGTCCCTCAGCTCTGCTGTCAACGGTATTGTCAGCTACCTCTCTGCTCTGTCCTGTGCTGTGTCTGTATCCTGGGAAGGGGTCCCACCATCCTGTCTCCAGACGGGGCGCCCCCCTGCGGGGCAGTGaaggtggaggaagaaaagacataCTTAACCATCAGCAACCGCACCTTGTCGATGAAGGAGGCGAACTTGTTGTTCAGAGCCTTGATCTGCTCCCGCTCCTGTGTGCGCACCTTCTGGATCTCGGGGTTCAGCTCCACATTGAGAGGAGCCAGGAGGCTTTTGTTGACAGTGACCTGGTGGATGCCTCCAGGCGGGCACAGGGATGTATTCGAAGGCCCAAGAGCCCCGCTGCCAAACATGCTGCCAGCAAAGCCACTGGCCCTATTCCGCCCAAACCCGTATCCCCCCGTGCGCCCGCTGCCACTGGCCACATTGAGGGAGATGCTCCGGGCGCCCCTCAGGCTGTAGAGACTCCGACTGCTGAAGCCTCCACCGAGCCCTTTGCCACCTGCCCTGTAGGAGGACGAGCTGCCTCCCGCCAGCACGGCTGAGCAGCCGCTGAAGCCCCTGTTGCCAGTGGCTCCTCCAGGCTTGCAGGTGAACTGGCGACTCATCGTGGATGAACCACTGAGCGGGGGATGAGATGCACAGCTTCACGAAGAGACTGGCTGTTCACCAGCTCGTGAGCTTGGCCTTCACCCTTTATAGAGCACAAGAGAACAGCTGCTCTAATTGGTGGGTTTAATTTGCCTGGGAGGGAGAAATCATTTTCTCCTATCAAAAATCAGAGATGCGGGGTAACTTGAAAACCCCCAAAGTGCTGGGCTTGCGAGTCCTCTGTGTGTAATTGAGTCTTATCTTATTAGCACGGGGTAATTAGCGGGCCCATGGTATCCCCAGAAAGATCTTGTCTAGGAAGCTTGTCATGGTCCCAGCTGTCCTTCTCCAGAGGGGGTTGTAGGCGTGCTAAAGGAGACGTCTAATTGACGGTGTCGCCTATGAGAAATCTCCCACCTGTGCCAGCATCAGATCATCTGCTTCAGGGACCCTGGCTTCATGTGGTTAAGGCCTGCCTTCCCAAGATTGCTGGAGACAGTTCTCATGGCTGACTCGCCGGGGATGCAGGACGGGAATTCAAATCCAGGCTCCACCCTCTCTCCGGTGGTGAACCTCCTGTGGTGCCTCCAGATAGGTCCCTGGATCCCCTGCATCTGCCAGGTGTGCCCGGCTTCCACCTTAGTTCTGAGGCCTTAAAGGGATGgtcaccgccaccgccaccattTGTGCCGGTTGACACCGGAGCAAACTTTTGCAGTGTGGAGAGCCCTTTGCACATAGCTCACTCCATCCACTTACGCCATCCTGCCAAGGGATGGTGACAACCTACGTTTCATAAGTGGAGCTTACGTTTAATAAAGCCTTTCTCTGTAAGAATCCCGGAGGACGAACATTGCCTCGGGAAACACAGGCCTCTGTGGCGAGGACTCATTTCTTGGTCTTCTGACTCAACATTCAGAGACACACGGGCCTGAGCATTTGCCCACCCTGACAGGCAGCCTgccagctgcttcctcctccctcgGCGCATGCATCCACTCTGTCACTTAGCAAACTTCTAAGGCTGAACGCTGAGGTGCGATGTTAGGTCCTGGACTCCTGAATTAAGGAAACCTAACTTGGCTCGGGATTCTGGGCGGTGATGCTAGTAACTTCTTTGCTAGGTGTAAGCCTTCCACCAGCTGATTGCTATACACGTCATGAAGTGCCCCTGACATCGCTGTGCCAAGCAAActcagccttcctctcctcttcacaCAAAGCAGCCCTTTGGGAACATGGGACAATGGCCAGTGACaatcctttttgtcttttctcactGACCATGATGGCTCTCGTCCTCCCAAGCTCCCTGGTGAGGGATGGATGCCAACAGTGTCCTGATGTGGATGCTCAGCACCGCAGCCGAAGCCACACCCTGGCGGATGCCTTCTGGCAAGCCTTCCCCCAAACCTTCTCAGTCACTCGTCTCTCAACAGGCATGGAAACAGTACTCAGGCATAGCTAGTGTtagtatgtttatttatttatttatttatttatttagggttttttgtttttggcttggtttgcttttggttttttgagacagggtttctctgtgtagccctggctgtcctggactcactttgtagaccaggctggcctcaaactcacagcgatccgcctgcctctgcctcctgagtgctgggattaaaggcgtgcgccaccacacccggccagtgTTAGTATTTTTTAAACTGCCAGAAAGAATGAATGTCATGAGCAGCTTTGTTAGATAAACGTGGAagaggggaggcagagcagatgcATGGACAGACGGCCTTTtaaagaggacaggacaggacctACCTACCCACAGACAGCCTCCTCTTGCTGACTTTGTGAAACAGCACAATGTGCTGACCCACTGGTGCTCatcctgtgggtcgcgaccccttcaGGGGCCGCAtatcagatgtgtgtgtgttatgattcATACCGGTAGCAAAACTGAAATTAAGAAGTAACAACGAAATGATTTTGTAGTCAGAGGtcccacaacgtgaggaactgtgctaaagggctgcagcattagaaaagttgagagccactgtgctGGACTCTACGCTGCTGTGCTGGACCCTAGGCCGCTGTGCTGGACCCTACTTCAAACTACCAACTGCGTGGCCCCTGGGGCGTGTTTGCTCCCACTGTGTGCTTTCTTCCCCCCTAGAGGTGAACACACATGTGTTAAGCTGAAGCCGCCAGGAGTGAGGAGGCACACGACAGCCCTACAGAACCCAAGCACACAAGGGAAGAGGTCGCATGGGTCACGGGAACTGCCCATGGCTTGTGGGGCTGTGTTGACCATACATGCATGACATGACATGTATGCATGGCTGCATATGcatgaatgtatgtctgtatgacaAAATTAGATAGTGTCGGATGCAGGGTCATCCAAGGCTTTCTCAGAGGCTCCGATGAAAAGGACAAAAGTGTACTGGATGGTTTTACGTCAATCTGATGCAAGCCAAAGTCATCTGAGGtgagggagcctcagctgagaaagtgCCTGCATGATATCAggatgtaggcaagcctgtagggcattttctcaattagtggttgatgaggagggcccagcccactgtgggtggggccatccctgggctggtggtcctgggttctataagaaagcaggctgagcaagccatggggagcaagctagtaagcagcaccccctccACAGCCTGACCTCTATGTCCCTGCCCTGttagagttcctgtcctgacttccttcagtgatgaacaataGTATGGTATGGAATGCTAAacaaaattaaccctttcctccccgagttgcttttggtcatggtgcctcatcacagcagtagtaaccctaactaagacaaaaaacaaacaagcaaaaaaaaaaaaaaaaaaaaaagaatgctggttCTATGCCCTTGTCCCAAGAGCTGAGTTGGCAAACTCCAGTCTGGAGCTGGGACAAAGCCTTGAAGGAGTTAAGGGTTTGGTTCCTGGGAACCCAGCTCCCACTCCTCACCGGGCGAGGGCTGTGGTTCTCAGTCCTAAAGCAGTTGTGTCTGAGGTGCCCTGTGTTCCCTTTGCCAGTGTTACTTGGTTTTTGCTTTCTGCCGACCTTGGCACGCATTCCCCTGCCACAGTCTGCCAGGCGCTGTGCTTCTTAATAGACTTGCTTAACATAAGCTGGAAGCTCACGCGAGACCTCCTGGTCCCAGCTTCTGTCTTCCGTATTTTCTCATCCAGGTCCTCCCCTCGACCTCTCAAAGCTTGGGACCCTTATTCCTGTGGGTACAAGTGAAGATAGTTCTGAGCTGTTGAAGCTGCAACATGCTTGGATGCAGAGGTGTTGAAAGAAAGCTGAGACTGAGCTGTACGGACCGGACCCTTCCTGCTGGCTGGCTTTCACGGTAATGAAAGGTACCGATGTAGACTGGTAGGGAAAAGTGTCACCAACAGTCCTGCTCAGCTTTGAGCCCTGAGTGCTACTGTACCAAGCAAGATGTACTCACAGATGAAATAGCAAACATGACTGCTAACTGTCGTGGGTGCAGCCAACTGCTTTCTGTTCGGATTTAAGGCCTGGGCACAAGAGGAAACTCACATCTAGTTCTAGAAATCAAGACAAAAGAGAGGGTGAAGGGATCACAGGTCCCCTGTGAGAAAGCCATGGTTATTGTTAAATGGATGTCTTACACCTGTGAGATTACAAGCTAAGCATCAGGTTTATACCCTCCGCTTGGTGCTAAGGAAACTTAGTTTTGCAGCGGGTGGCACACTACAGACACACTGTTCAAGCTCTCGATGATCATTGGTTGTTTCTGTAGCACAACGGCTCAATCAGCAGCCATAGAGGGAAGAAGGTAATCAAAGCTCCATTACCCTCTCCGAAGCCCAGAGAGCGttgtgaaagagagggaggaaagattcAGGAAGTAGCCAAgcatggtagctcacgcctttaacctcagctcttaggaggcaaaggcaggtgaatctctgatttccaggccagctagggctacatgtGAGGCCTTGCCccaaaagtaagaaaaagaaaggaaggactcAGGAAGATGCTAAAACTTACAGGACTCAGGCTGTCCTTTCCCGGGGTGATAGAAGCAGAAACACGTTAAAAGCTCAGCCTCAGTGGACGTGAGAATCCTGCTGGCCTAGCAAGAGTGCCAAGTGACCCTGTTTGTAGCCTATGGTAACAGAAGTCATTGAGCTCTGCTATTTGAAGAAATGTCAGGTGCCAATGCCAGTGTAGCCATGGGTATCACAAGGACATGGGAAAAGAGTAATGGAAGAAAGAGAACCCAGAACTCTGTGCTCGCCTCTAGAgtgaacaatttttatttttcccaccaTTGTTTAGCTAGatgctagagagagagagttgcgAGCCTGGGATCACATCTGGATCAGGGTTTGTGCTTGAGAAAGGAACTGCAGACTTTCACCCTGACAGACCATCTGAGCCCCAACAGTCAAGTATGTGTGGGTGACCTATGGCTTACAGCAATGACACTTCAGCTCCAAGTGatttctttatttggtttggttttccaaggcagggtctctctgtgtagccctggctgtcctggacttgccttgtagaccaggctggccttgaactcacagtgaagatccacctgcctctgcctcccaagtgctgggaataaaggcatgcaccaccatctctggccaagtgatttttttttaatgaggctgGAGCATCATTTCTCTAAGCCATAGAGGAGGGATCCCTTTTACTTTAGGGGTGTAGCCACTGATAGGTTGACTGTGACCCAGTAAATAACTCCATACCCATGTTCATGAAAGCAAACCTAGTGGGAtgtaataagcaaacaaacaaacaaacaataaaagtatttaaaaggtcagagagatgactctgtgggcTAAGGCACTTGGCTCcaagactgaggacctgagtttaatccccagggaCCACATGGTATGAGAGAACTGACttaaaaaattgttctctgacctctacacacccacatatacaaaaGCACacaataaataggtagatagatagatagatagatagatagatagatagatagatagataatagatagacagactgGAGCgataactcagaggttaagattgcagaggactcaggtcaattcccagctcacaataATCTGTTACTCCAATTCCCAAGGACCTAACTTCTTCTGCACTTCAGAGGCACAAGTCTTGCACATGACCATGtatatacctgcaggcaaaacacccatacacagaataAGTacatcctaaaattataaaagtaaatgcaataaaactttcaaagaagtAAGCAGGCATTACTGTGTGCAATACAATATCTGTCAAGCCTCACAAAGCTTCGTAATGTAATGTGGGAAGGTGAGACAGCCCTTAAGAACACAGctgaagccagccatggtggcgcacacctttaatcccagcactcgggaggcagaggcaggcggatctctgtgagttcgaggccagcctggtctacaaagtgagtccaggacagccaaggctacacagagaaatcttgttttaaaaatcaaaacaaaacaacaaagaaacaaaaagaacacggCATGGGGGGCGGGCAAAGAAGATGGCTCTGTCAGGAAAGCGCTTGCAGGAGTTTGCCGGGAGTTCAGGTAGAAAGCCCCATGTGGTGACatatgtttataatcccagctatGACGAGATGGGCGGTAGAGACGTGTGAAGCCTTGGAGCCTAGACTACTTGTCAAAGTTCCAGACCAATGAAAGACCCCATCATCACAAAAGTGGGAGGAATCTGAGAAGTGGCGTTTGGGGAACCCCATTGACCTTCATATGTTCAggagcacgtgcacacacatgcacatgcattcacacacatgcacacacagagaagtggGAGATATAACAAGGCTGACCAAGAACATTAACTCTTTGGGTCACTCTAGCCGTTTGTCCAGCTGCCTGGGTGGAATTCTGGGCTAGGGATTTTCTTACCCACCAGCCACATGGGCCAGGAAAGTGCAGGCTTTGTCTCTACTCCCCAATCCTTCTCTTaccccccacatcccccctcccacctcaacccccaacccccaaccccccaacctgTCCCCAAGACTACAGACCTGGCAGCAACCGCCTTGAGATAATGCATGCACCTGCCAGGGCTCAGCATACCCTCTACCAGCTAGCCTTCCATAGACGCAGACAGAGCGAAGCTATCCTAAATCTGAGTTAGAGTTCCCTGCTCAGCCAGACTCTGTACGAAGAAGCCCCAGCCCCAGGGATGCCTCTGATTTGGCCACTGGAAGAGATCCAGACAGTTGGGAAGACAGACAAGAGTAACAGACTCGAGGAGAGGAGCAACCTCTGGTCGTGGTGTCCAGTTGCAGCCCTACACTTCCTAGCTCTGCGACTGTGAGGTTCATCCACCTCAGTTTTTATAATCTGTCAAATGGGCCAGTGATGACGACTGTTCTGGCTACATAAACAGGGGTATTGTTTAATAAAACTTTCAGGGGATGGGAATGGTGTTAGCTTTTAAGCATTTTTAGTTTacttatgtatatgggtattttgtctgcatgtctgtctatgtgtgtgtgcgtacctGACGCCTgtggagactagaagagggcatctgacacgccgccccccgccccccgcagagactggagttacagatggagcTGACAAGTGGGAGCTAGGAATCAAACcagagtcctctgggagagcggCCATCACTCCCACCCTGTAAGTGTTAACCTTTGCAGTTGACATTTTACAAAGGTAAACGTTTGTCTGTATCCTTCCCCATCCACAGCAGCATCAGCAGCCCACAGAGCTCCATCAGATCATTATGTTCCAGAACCTTCCCCATCCACAGCAGTATCAGCAGCCCACAGAGCTCCATCAGATCATTATGTTCCAGAACCTT
This window of the Acomys russatus chromosome 17, mAcoRus1.1, whole genome shotgun sequence genome carries:
- the LOC127201706 gene encoding keratin, type II cytoskeletal 73; the protein is MSRQFTCKPGGATGNRGFSGCSAVLAGGSSSSYRAGGKGLGGGFSSRSLYSLRGARSISLNVASGSGRTGGYGFGRNRASGFAGSMFGSGALGPSNTSLCPPGGIHQVTVNKSLLAPLNVELNPEIQKVRTQEREQIKALNNKFASFIDKVRFLEQQNQVLETKWELLQQLDLNNCRKNLEPLYEAHVSSLQKQLDALSGDRVRLDSELRGMRDVVEDYKKRYEEEINKRTTAENEFVVLKKDVDAAYMSKVELQAKVDALDGEIKFLKCLYEGELSQMQSHISDTSVVLSMDNNRNLDLDSIIAEVKAQYEDIALKSKAEAETVYQTKFQELQQAAGRHGDDLKHTRSEISELTRLIQRLRSEIESVKKQCSNLETAIADAEQRGDCALKDARAKLDELEGALHQAKEELARMMREYQELMSVKLALDIEIATYRKLLEGEECRMSGEHTNAVSISVISSSVPGTVGGAGASFGFSGAAGTYGYRPSSVGGGYSVLSGGCVTGSGNCSPRGETKTRLGSASEFKEASGKNLALGSPTKKTMR